Proteins encoded in a region of the Pieris napi chromosome 5, ilPieNapi1.2, whole genome shotgun sequence genome:
- the LOC125049583 gene encoding pupal cuticle protein 20-like, whose amino-acid sequence MSKLVCLIMLVVSASAARLDHLLPGYSYSGGNYNNGNNAAPFNFENINNGDGSYRFSYDTPTGISAHESGAPRAQGPEGPAVTAEGGFSYRAPDGQQISLTYTADENGFHPVGSHLPTPPPIPAAIQRSLEYNRQNPSNGGRNYY is encoded by the exons gtatgtttaataatgttagtGGTTTCGGCATCGGCTGCTCGTCTCGATCACTTGTTGCCAGGGTACAGCTACAGCGGTGGCAATTATAACAATGGCAACAATGCTGCCCCCTTCAACTttgaaaatatcaataatggTGATGGCAGCTACAGGTTCAG TTATGATACGCCGACGGGCATCTCGGCGCACGAGAGTGGGGCTCCCCGTGCTCAGGGCCCCGAGGGCCCTGCTGTAACTGCAGAAGGAGGGTTCTCCTATCGGGCCCCAGATGGACAACAGATCTCACTCACATACACCGCCGATGAGAACGGTTTCCACCCAGTGGGGTCACACCTCCCTACTCCACCGCCGATTCCTGCTGCCATTCAGCGCTCCTTGGAATACAATAGGCAAAACCCTtc CAACGGTGGCCGCAACTATTACTAA